Proteins from a single region of Ischnura elegans chromosome 2, ioIscEleg1.1, whole genome shotgun sequence:
- the LOC124153933 gene encoding ankyrin repeat domain-containing protein 50 isoform X2 encodes MASSLLQGKPFFCREWAFLKLAHCLEQRGGGTGGASSAGAVILGGPGSGKTALCCELVWPTNLPQASGDPPPPSSPSSPPQAPLAPHAGGASRQRASLRRRLLAYHFCQAHDAESLAPAPFVRRLAEQLSDCPLLPGFGEKLMRDPEAAAALRPGACERDPDQALQRAVLFPLLELDPPPHRPCLMLVDAVDESHAAAERAISGSGSQSSSGTGSRSIAELLSAHHHLLPRWLLLVVTARRQSRTVVSRLFAGFRRLALDDLRRAAVVRDVQGYILARLDREEALRAHVTRDTAEMLNQLHIKSAGCVLYLERVLDGVADGFVGLREVREIPGTLNGLYLWLCQRLFNRKQFARVQPLLCVILAAREPLTTEMLFRAVWTSNSSLTREDLARRLTLLRRVLAPSSITGEGTVLPSGLGTKKSGRAQFPPNQIILLFHPSFAEWLLDVKHCTRKYLCSAADGNAMLAAALWLRGSKLTASETRALTLHLSASPLKPPMQHWHLAAWLAESGAPLDECLEKAPPSPHRDPRALRLLLDAGAKRKTTAADGEDAMQRSTIQVEQIACNGSDPISSSPKASEPGSPCGEGEEGATETAENIEPEEDPLADLLAAEEAALAAEAAATENGNLGTATLGSGRTALHSLAAEGDERRVRLLLSRQGAGAAAVLTAADRHGQTPLGLAARHGHAGVVRALLEAAGDTASTAVDSADADGWTPLRSAAWGGHAAVVEALLEAGAKVDGADAEGRTALRAAAWGGHEEVVLGLLRAGADPGGADREGRTPLIAAAYMGHAEIVSHLLDFGAPVDHEDADGRTALSVAALCVPANEGYAKVVSILLERGAAVDHEDREGMTALLVAAFEGHRDVCELLLEYEADVDHSDGAGRTPLWAAASMGHTAVVELLLFWGCGVDGIDAEGRTVLGVAAAQGCSDVVRRLLDRGLDETHRDNAGWTPLHYAAFEGHRDAAEALIDAGARLDDTDNEGKAPLALAAQEGHLHVVRLLLDRGAPVDARAHDGKTALRAAALEGRREVMRLLLSHGADADCRDADGRSTLYALALEGRTGAGRVLLSEGAADVETRDREGRTPLHVAAWQGHVAMVELLLAAGAKVNAEDHEARTALHGASWQGHASVVRLLLGAGASVDHSCTQGATPLCIAAQEGHAECVRVLLRGGADPNHADHCGRTALRVAAKSGHDEVVRILEDFAATAGSPAVSAAGTPLPRHKAQNGQGGGGSSSTTSMTSGSTAETKPSSAVLCQPQVPPFSQTAQVGSALLPPSGPPLPPHQHSYYHQGQHQLPPPPLPHHGASSHLHSSPPPHPQPLDSPESSVDKRRSVASLGNRSSGGLSSSNCTGSTKSSQRSSSEPHGVAQPLPPPLLPPSGHSVNCASHQCHPQQAHAGQPHHNPQHHLYQQLSFTQQLQQCTRAAKSRPQGIKTGVPPPPGALSPLSEPQSPIYASPPPSPLSDAPSGRRSPAVMMDTPTSATSNGAVPHVGLHPIPGVTDCVSISQTPISFNRDAHMKIILGGGRPDPSNSSSTPAASKLKRNGIVTNPNVKVSGGGVGGLAGFRLGLKNGLEARRRQAGARANGFPWKKETPL; translated from the exons ATGGCGTCTTCGCTGCTGCAAGGGAAGCCGTTTTTCTGCCGGGAGTGGGCCTTCCTCAAGTTGGCCCACTGCCTGGAGCAGAGGGGCGGCGGAACGGGCGGGGCCTCGTCCGCGGGGGCCGTCATCCTTGGGGGCCCCGGCAGCGGCAAGACCGCCCTCTGCTGCGAGCTCGTGTGGCCCACCAATCTGCCGCAGGCCTCTGGAGATCCCCCACCACCCTCCTCGCCCTCATCCCCGCCACAG GCTCCTTTGGCGCCCCACGCCGGCGGAGCCTCCAGACAGAGGGCCTCCCTTCGGCGCCGCCTCCTTGCCTACCACTTCTGTCAGGCGCACGATGCTGAGTCTCTGGCCCCCGCACCCTTCGTCCGACGCCTCGCCGAGCAGCTCTCCGACTGCCCTCTTCTCCCGGGCTTCGGCGAGAAGCTCATGCGGGACCCAGAGGCGGCGGCCGCTCTCCGCCCTGGCGCCTGCGAGCGCGACCCCGACCAGGCCCTGCAGCGCGCCGTGCTCTTCCCACTCCTCGAGCTCGACCCTCCGCCCCACCGGCCCTGCCTCATGCTGGTGGACGCCGTGGACGAGTCGCACGCGGCCGCCGAGCGGGCCATCAGCGGCTCCGGGAGCCAGTCGTCCTCCGGCACGGGCAGCCGGAGCATAGCCGAGCTCCTCTCCGCCCACCACCACCTTCTGCCACGGTGGCTGCTATTGGTCGTCACGGCCCGTAGACAGTCCCGGACGGTGGTGTCCAGGCTCTTCGCCGGGTTTCGGCGCCTCGCCTTGGACGACCTCCGCCGCGCGGCCGTCGTGAGGGACGTCCAGGGTTACATCTTGGCCCGGCTGGACCGTGAAGAAGCCTTGAGGGCTCACGTTACCAGGGACACGGCAGAGATGTTGAACCAGTTGCACATCAAAAGTGCCGGGTGCGTGTTGTACTTGGAGAGGGTACTGGATGGCGTGGCAGATGGCTTTGTAGGGCTCAGGGAGGTGAGGGAGATACCGGGGACCCTAAACGGACTTTACTTGTGGCTATGTCAGAGGCTCTTCAATCGGAAGCAGTTCGCCAGAGTTCAGCCCCTGTTGTGTGTCATCTTGGCAGCTAGGGAGCCACTCACAACTGAGATGCTCTTTCGTGCGGTTTGGACCTCCAACTCTTCGTTGACCAGGGAGGATTTGGCCCGGCGCCTCACCTTGCTTAGGCGAGTTCTGGCTCCCTCTTCCATCACGGGTGAGGGCACTGTCCTCCCTTCAGGCTTGGGAACCAAAAAGTCGGGAAGAGCGCAGTTTCCTCCCAACCAAATTATACTTCTGTTCCATCCAAGCTTTGCAGAGTGGTTGCTGGACGTAAAGCACTGTACACGAAAGTACCTGTGCTCAGCAGCTGATGGGAATGCAATGCTTGCAGCTGCTCTATGGCTAAGGGGATCCAAACTGACTGCGTCGGAGACAAGGGCATTGACCCTTCACCTCAGTGCTTCCCCCCTGAAGCCTCCAATGCAACACTGGCACTTGGCCGCTTGGTTAGCAGAGAGTGGGGCACCCCTGGACGAGTGCTTAGAGAAAGCACCCCCATCACCTCACAGAGACCCCAGGGCACTGAGGCTGCTGTTGGATGCTGGAGCCAAAAGGAAAACCACTGCTGCTGATGGGGAAGATGCAATGCAGAGATCCACCATTCAG GTTGAACAAATAGCATGTAATGGTTCTGACCCCATCTCATCCTCCCCCAAGGCCTCAGAGCCGGGAAGTCCTTGTGGTGAGGGTGAGGAAGGAGCCACAGAGACGGCTGAAAACATTGAACCCGAGGAAGACCCTCTGGCTGATCTCCTGGCAGCCGAAGAGGCTGCATTGGCAGCAGAGGCTGCTGCAACAGAGAATGGCAATTTGGGAACAGCCACTTTGGGCAGTGGACGCACAGCCCTCCACTCGCTTGCAGCCGAAGGAGACGAGAGGAGAGTCAGACTCCTCCTCTCCAGGCAAGGGGCTGGTGCGGCTGCAGTGCTGACGGCAGCTGACAGGCATGGACAGACCCCTCTGGGACTGGCGGCCAGGCACGGGCATGCGGGAGTTGTTCGTGCCTTGCTGGAGGCGGCTGGAGATACAGCATCAACTGCAGTTGATAGTGCAGATGCTGATGGGTGGACTCCGTTGAGATCTGCGGCTTGGGGTGGACATGCTGCAGTAGTGGAGGCATTACTTGAG GCTGGAGCAAAAGTGGATGGAGCAGATGCCGAGGGGAGGACTGCCCTTAGAGCAGCAGCGTGGGGAGGGCATGAGGAGGTTGTCCTGGGTCTCCTGCGGGCAGGAGCAGACCCAGGGGGTGCCGATCGAGAAGGGCGCACTCCTCTGATTGCAGCTGCGTACATGGGGCATGCGGAAATAGTCTCGCACCTGCTGGACTTTGGTGCTCCTGTTGATCATGAAGATGCCGATGGACGCACTGCTCTATCAGTCGCTGCTCTCTGTGTTCCTGCCAACGAAGGCTACGCTAAG GTGGTTAGTATCTTACTGGAAAGGGGAGCAGCTGTTGATCACGAAGATCGAGAAGGAATGACAGCTCTCCTAGTAGCTGCCTTTGAAGGGCACAG AGATGTTTGTGAGCTGTTACTAGAGTACGAAGCAGACGTGGATCACAGTGATGGTGCTGGAAGAACACCCCTTTGGGCTGCTGCGTCAATGGGTCACACTGCTGTAGTTGAACTTCTCCTGTTCTGGGGATGTGGAGTGGACGGCATTGATGCCGAGGGCAGAACAGTTCTTGGTGTGGCTGCTGCTCAAGGATGCTCCGATGTTGTTCGTAGATTATTGGACAGAGGTTTGGATGAGACCCATCGTGATAATGCCGGTTGGACTCCGCTCCATTATGCTGCATTTGAGGGCCACCGTGATGCAGCGGAAGCTTTAATTGATGCTGGTGCACGGCTTGACGATACAGATAATGAGGGGAAAGCACCTCTGGCCTTGGCAGCGCAA GAGGGTCATCTTCATGTCGTGCGCCTGCTTTTGGACCGAGGCGCTCCTGTGGATGCCCGTGCCCATGACGGAAAGACAGCTCTTCGTGCCGCAGCGCTCGAGGGTCGACGAGAAGTCATGAGGCTCCTGCTGTCTCATGGAGCAGATGCAGACTGCCGGGATGCCGATGGAAGGAGCACGCTCTACGCTCTCGCCCTGGAGGGCCGAACGGGTGCGGGTCGTGTGCTGCTGTCGGAGGGTGCTGCGGACGTCGAGACGAGGGACAGGGAAGGCAGGACTCCGCTGCACGTGGCCGCCTGGCAGGGTCATGTGGCCATGGTGGAGCTCCTGTTGGCTGCGGGTGCCAAAGTGAATGCCGAGGACCATGAAGCAAGGACGGCCCTGCACGGTGCTTCATGGCAAGGCCACGCGAGTGTCGTTAGGCTCCTGCTTGGTGCTGGAGCATCAGTGGACCATTCTTGCACCCAAGGTGCGACGCCCCTGTGCATTGCGGCCCAGGAGGGGCATGCAGAGTGTGTTAGGGTACTACTCCGTGGTGGCGCTGACCCCAATCACGCCGACCACTGCGGACGGACTGCACTGCGTGTGGCAGCGAAATCTGGTCATGATGAGGTTGTCAGAATCCTAGAAGATTTTGCTGCAACGGCGGGCAGTCCAGCCGTGTCGGCTGCGGGGACACCATTGCCAAGGCACAAGGCGCAAAACGGACAAGGTGGAG GTGGCAGCAGCAGTACCACATCCATGACATCGGGCTCCACGGCTGAAACGAAACCTTCATCAGCTGTGCTGTGCCAACCCCAAGTACCACCGTTCTCGCAGACGGCTCAGGTTGGCTCAGCGTTGCTTCCTCCCTCTGGCCCTCCCTTGCCTCCCCACCAGCACTCGTACTACCACCAGGGCCAGCACCagctccccccaccccctctgccGCACCACGGCGCCTCCTCCCACCTGCACTCCTCTCCACCCCCGCACCCGCAGCCCCTCGACTCACCAGAGTCCTCCGTGGACAAGCGCCGCTCCGTCGCCTCCCTCGGAAACCGATCTTCTGGCGGTCTGTCTTCCTCCAACTGCACCGGCTCCACCAAGTCATCGCAGAGGTCGTCTTCGGAGCCCCACGGTGTGGCGcaaccccttcccccacccctacTCCCACCCTCTGGCCACTCGGTCAACTGTGCCTCGCACCAATGCCATCCGCAGCAGGCTCACGCAGGCCAGCCACACCACAATCCCCAGCACCACCTTTACCAGCAGTTGTCCTTCACGCAACAGCTGCAACAGTGCACAAGAGCAGCCAAGAGCCGTCCCCAAGGTATTAAGACTGGAGTTCCTCCCCCGCCAGGAGCTCTTTCCCCTCTGAGTGAGCCGCAGTCACCGATCTATGCTTCGCCCCCACCCTCCCCACTCAGTGACGCCCCCAGTGGTCGTAGGAGTCCAGCTGTGATGATGGACACACCGACATCGGCCACCTCCAACGGTGCAGTCCCACACGTTGGGCTGCACCCAATCCCCGGAGTCACAGACTGTGTTAGCATATCGCAGACTCCCATATCGTTCAACCGCGATGCCCACATGAAGATAATCCTCGGAGGTGGACGTCCAGATCCATCGAACTCATCCTCCACGCCAGCAGCGTCCAAGCTGAAACGGAATGGCATCGTGACCAATCCAAACGTAAAAGTCAGTGGTGGTGGTGTGGGTGGACTTGCAGGCTTCCGTTTGGGCCTGAAAAATGGCCTTGAAGCGAGGAGAAGGCAGGCTGGGGCAAGAGCAAATGGTTTTCCCTGGAAGAAAGAGACTCCCCTTTAG
- the LOC124153933 gene encoding ankyrin repeat domain-containing protein 50 isoform X1: MASSLLQGKPFFCREWAFLKLAHCLEQRGGGTGGASSAGAVILGGPGSGKTALCCELVWPTNLPQASGDPPPPSSPSSPPQAPLAPHAGGASRQRASLRRRLLAYHFCQAHDAESLAPAPFVRRLAEQLSDCPLLPGFGEKLMRDPEAAAALRPGACERDPDQALQRAVLFPLLELDPPPHRPCLMLVDAVDESHAAAERAISGSGSQSSSGTGSRSIAELLSAHHHLLPRWLLLVVTARRQSRTVVSRLFAGFRRLALDDLRRAAVVRDVQGYILARLDREEALRAHVTRDTAEMLNQLHIKSAGCVLYLERVLDGVADGFVGLREVREIPGTLNGLYLWLCQRLFNRKQFARVQPLLCVILAAREPLTTEMLFRAVWTSNSSLTREDLARRLTLLRRVLAPSSITGEGTVLPSGLGTKKSGRAQFPPNQIILLFHPSFAEWLLDVKHCTRKYLCSAADGNAMLAAALWLRGSKLTASETRALTLHLSASPLKPPMQHWHLAAWLAESGAPLDECLEKAPPSPHRDPRALRLLLDAGAKRKTTAADGEDAMQRSTIQVEQIACNGSDPISSSPKASEPGSPCGEGEEGATETAENIEPEEDPLADLLAAEEAALAAEAAATENGNLGTATLGSGRTALHSLAAEGDERRVRLLLSRQGAGAAAVLTAADRHGQTPLGLAARHGHAGVVRALLEAAGDTASTAVDSADADGWTPLRSAAWGGHAAVVEALLEAGAKVDGADAEGRTALRAAAWGGHEEVVLGLLRAGADPGGADREGRTPLIAAAYMGHAEIVSHLLDFGAPVDHEDADGRTALSVAALCVPANEGYAKVVSILLERGAAVDHEDREGMTALLVAAFEGHRDVCELLLEYEADVDHSDGAGRTPLWAAASMGHTAVVELLLFWGCGVDGIDAEGRTVLGVAAAQGCSDVVRRLLDRGLDETHRDNAGWTPLHYAAFEGHRDAAEALIDAGARLDDTDNEGKAPLALAAQEGHLHVVRLLLDRGAPVDARAHDGKTALRAAALEGRREVMRLLLSHGADADCRDADGRSTLYALALEGRTGAGRVLLSEGAADVETRDREGRTPLHVAAWQGHVAMVELLLAAGAKVNAEDHEARTALHGASWQGHASVVRLLLGAGASVDHSCTQGATPLCIAAQEGHAECVRVLLRGGADPNHADHCGRTALRVAAKSGHDEVVRILEDFAATAGSPAVSAAGTPLPRHKAQNGQGGAFPTGGSSSTTSMTSGSTAETKPSSAVLCQPQVPPFSQTAQVGSALLPPSGPPLPPHQHSYYHQGQHQLPPPPLPHHGASSHLHSSPPPHPQPLDSPESSVDKRRSVASLGNRSSGGLSSSNCTGSTKSSQRSSSEPHGVAQPLPPPLLPPSGHSVNCASHQCHPQQAHAGQPHHNPQHHLYQQLSFTQQLQQCTRAAKSRPQGIKTGVPPPPGALSPLSEPQSPIYASPPPSPLSDAPSGRRSPAVMMDTPTSATSNGAVPHVGLHPIPGVTDCVSISQTPISFNRDAHMKIILGGGRPDPSNSSSTPAASKLKRNGIVTNPNVKVSGGGVGGLAGFRLGLKNGLEARRRQAGARANGFPWKKETPL; this comes from the exons ATGGCGTCTTCGCTGCTGCAAGGGAAGCCGTTTTTCTGCCGGGAGTGGGCCTTCCTCAAGTTGGCCCACTGCCTGGAGCAGAGGGGCGGCGGAACGGGCGGGGCCTCGTCCGCGGGGGCCGTCATCCTTGGGGGCCCCGGCAGCGGCAAGACCGCCCTCTGCTGCGAGCTCGTGTGGCCCACCAATCTGCCGCAGGCCTCTGGAGATCCCCCACCACCCTCCTCGCCCTCATCCCCGCCACAG GCTCCTTTGGCGCCCCACGCCGGCGGAGCCTCCAGACAGAGGGCCTCCCTTCGGCGCCGCCTCCTTGCCTACCACTTCTGTCAGGCGCACGATGCTGAGTCTCTGGCCCCCGCACCCTTCGTCCGACGCCTCGCCGAGCAGCTCTCCGACTGCCCTCTTCTCCCGGGCTTCGGCGAGAAGCTCATGCGGGACCCAGAGGCGGCGGCCGCTCTCCGCCCTGGCGCCTGCGAGCGCGACCCCGACCAGGCCCTGCAGCGCGCCGTGCTCTTCCCACTCCTCGAGCTCGACCCTCCGCCCCACCGGCCCTGCCTCATGCTGGTGGACGCCGTGGACGAGTCGCACGCGGCCGCCGAGCGGGCCATCAGCGGCTCCGGGAGCCAGTCGTCCTCCGGCACGGGCAGCCGGAGCATAGCCGAGCTCCTCTCCGCCCACCACCACCTTCTGCCACGGTGGCTGCTATTGGTCGTCACGGCCCGTAGACAGTCCCGGACGGTGGTGTCCAGGCTCTTCGCCGGGTTTCGGCGCCTCGCCTTGGACGACCTCCGCCGCGCGGCCGTCGTGAGGGACGTCCAGGGTTACATCTTGGCCCGGCTGGACCGTGAAGAAGCCTTGAGGGCTCACGTTACCAGGGACACGGCAGAGATGTTGAACCAGTTGCACATCAAAAGTGCCGGGTGCGTGTTGTACTTGGAGAGGGTACTGGATGGCGTGGCAGATGGCTTTGTAGGGCTCAGGGAGGTGAGGGAGATACCGGGGACCCTAAACGGACTTTACTTGTGGCTATGTCAGAGGCTCTTCAATCGGAAGCAGTTCGCCAGAGTTCAGCCCCTGTTGTGTGTCATCTTGGCAGCTAGGGAGCCACTCACAACTGAGATGCTCTTTCGTGCGGTTTGGACCTCCAACTCTTCGTTGACCAGGGAGGATTTGGCCCGGCGCCTCACCTTGCTTAGGCGAGTTCTGGCTCCCTCTTCCATCACGGGTGAGGGCACTGTCCTCCCTTCAGGCTTGGGAACCAAAAAGTCGGGAAGAGCGCAGTTTCCTCCCAACCAAATTATACTTCTGTTCCATCCAAGCTTTGCAGAGTGGTTGCTGGACGTAAAGCACTGTACACGAAAGTACCTGTGCTCAGCAGCTGATGGGAATGCAATGCTTGCAGCTGCTCTATGGCTAAGGGGATCCAAACTGACTGCGTCGGAGACAAGGGCATTGACCCTTCACCTCAGTGCTTCCCCCCTGAAGCCTCCAATGCAACACTGGCACTTGGCCGCTTGGTTAGCAGAGAGTGGGGCACCCCTGGACGAGTGCTTAGAGAAAGCACCCCCATCACCTCACAGAGACCCCAGGGCACTGAGGCTGCTGTTGGATGCTGGAGCCAAAAGGAAAACCACTGCTGCTGATGGGGAAGATGCAATGCAGAGATCCACCATTCAG GTTGAACAAATAGCATGTAATGGTTCTGACCCCATCTCATCCTCCCCCAAGGCCTCAGAGCCGGGAAGTCCTTGTGGTGAGGGTGAGGAAGGAGCCACAGAGACGGCTGAAAACATTGAACCCGAGGAAGACCCTCTGGCTGATCTCCTGGCAGCCGAAGAGGCTGCATTGGCAGCAGAGGCTGCTGCAACAGAGAATGGCAATTTGGGAACAGCCACTTTGGGCAGTGGACGCACAGCCCTCCACTCGCTTGCAGCCGAAGGAGACGAGAGGAGAGTCAGACTCCTCCTCTCCAGGCAAGGGGCTGGTGCGGCTGCAGTGCTGACGGCAGCTGACAGGCATGGACAGACCCCTCTGGGACTGGCGGCCAGGCACGGGCATGCGGGAGTTGTTCGTGCCTTGCTGGAGGCGGCTGGAGATACAGCATCAACTGCAGTTGATAGTGCAGATGCTGATGGGTGGACTCCGTTGAGATCTGCGGCTTGGGGTGGACATGCTGCAGTAGTGGAGGCATTACTTGAG GCTGGAGCAAAAGTGGATGGAGCAGATGCCGAGGGGAGGACTGCCCTTAGAGCAGCAGCGTGGGGAGGGCATGAGGAGGTTGTCCTGGGTCTCCTGCGGGCAGGAGCAGACCCAGGGGGTGCCGATCGAGAAGGGCGCACTCCTCTGATTGCAGCTGCGTACATGGGGCATGCGGAAATAGTCTCGCACCTGCTGGACTTTGGTGCTCCTGTTGATCATGAAGATGCCGATGGACGCACTGCTCTATCAGTCGCTGCTCTCTGTGTTCCTGCCAACGAAGGCTACGCTAAG GTGGTTAGTATCTTACTGGAAAGGGGAGCAGCTGTTGATCACGAAGATCGAGAAGGAATGACAGCTCTCCTAGTAGCTGCCTTTGAAGGGCACAG AGATGTTTGTGAGCTGTTACTAGAGTACGAAGCAGACGTGGATCACAGTGATGGTGCTGGAAGAACACCCCTTTGGGCTGCTGCGTCAATGGGTCACACTGCTGTAGTTGAACTTCTCCTGTTCTGGGGATGTGGAGTGGACGGCATTGATGCCGAGGGCAGAACAGTTCTTGGTGTGGCTGCTGCTCAAGGATGCTCCGATGTTGTTCGTAGATTATTGGACAGAGGTTTGGATGAGACCCATCGTGATAATGCCGGTTGGACTCCGCTCCATTATGCTGCATTTGAGGGCCACCGTGATGCAGCGGAAGCTTTAATTGATGCTGGTGCACGGCTTGACGATACAGATAATGAGGGGAAAGCACCTCTGGCCTTGGCAGCGCAA GAGGGTCATCTTCATGTCGTGCGCCTGCTTTTGGACCGAGGCGCTCCTGTGGATGCCCGTGCCCATGACGGAAAGACAGCTCTTCGTGCCGCAGCGCTCGAGGGTCGACGAGAAGTCATGAGGCTCCTGCTGTCTCATGGAGCAGATGCAGACTGCCGGGATGCCGATGGAAGGAGCACGCTCTACGCTCTCGCCCTGGAGGGCCGAACGGGTGCGGGTCGTGTGCTGCTGTCGGAGGGTGCTGCGGACGTCGAGACGAGGGACAGGGAAGGCAGGACTCCGCTGCACGTGGCCGCCTGGCAGGGTCATGTGGCCATGGTGGAGCTCCTGTTGGCTGCGGGTGCCAAAGTGAATGCCGAGGACCATGAAGCAAGGACGGCCCTGCACGGTGCTTCATGGCAAGGCCACGCGAGTGTCGTTAGGCTCCTGCTTGGTGCTGGAGCATCAGTGGACCATTCTTGCACCCAAGGTGCGACGCCCCTGTGCATTGCGGCCCAGGAGGGGCATGCAGAGTGTGTTAGGGTACTACTCCGTGGTGGCGCTGACCCCAATCACGCCGACCACTGCGGACGGACTGCACTGCGTGTGGCAGCGAAATCTGGTCATGATGAGGTTGTCAGAATCCTAGAAGATTTTGCTGCAACGGCGGGCAGTCCAGCCGTGTCGGCTGCGGGGACACCATTGCCAAGGCACAAGGCGCAAAACGGACAAGGTGGAG CCTTCCCCACAGGTGGCAGCAGCAGTACCACATCCATGACATCGGGCTCCACGGCTGAAACGAAACCTTCATCAGCTGTGCTGTGCCAACCCCAAGTACCACCGTTCTCGCAGACGGCTCAGGTTGGCTCAGCGTTGCTTCCTCCCTCTGGCCCTCCCTTGCCTCCCCACCAGCACTCGTACTACCACCAGGGCCAGCACCagctccccccaccccctctgccGCACCACGGCGCCTCCTCCCACCTGCACTCCTCTCCACCCCCGCACCCGCAGCCCCTCGACTCACCAGAGTCCTCCGTGGACAAGCGCCGCTCCGTCGCCTCCCTCGGAAACCGATCTTCTGGCGGTCTGTCTTCCTCCAACTGCACCGGCTCCACCAAGTCATCGCAGAGGTCGTCTTCGGAGCCCCACGGTGTGGCGcaaccccttcccccacccctacTCCCACCCTCTGGCCACTCGGTCAACTGTGCCTCGCACCAATGCCATCCGCAGCAGGCTCACGCAGGCCAGCCACACCACAATCCCCAGCACCACCTTTACCAGCAGTTGTCCTTCACGCAACAGCTGCAACAGTGCACAAGAGCAGCCAAGAGCCGTCCCCAAGGTATTAAGACTGGAGTTCCTCCCCCGCCAGGAGCTCTTTCCCCTCTGAGTGAGCCGCAGTCACCGATCTATGCTTCGCCCCCACCCTCCCCACTCAGTGACGCCCCCAGTGGTCGTAGGAGTCCAGCTGTGATGATGGACACACCGACATCGGCCACCTCCAACGGTGCAGTCCCACACGTTGGGCTGCACCCAATCCCCGGAGTCACAGACTGTGTTAGCATATCGCAGACTCCCATATCGTTCAACCGCGATGCCCACATGAAGATAATCCTCGGAGGTGGACGTCCAGATCCATCGAACTCATCCTCCACGCCAGCAGCGTCCAAGCTGAAACGGAATGGCATCGTGACCAATCCAAACGTAAAAGTCAGTGGTGGTGGTGTGGGTGGACTTGCAGGCTTCCGTTTGGGCCTGAAAAATGGCCTTGAAGCGAGGAGAAGGCAGGCTGGGGCAAGAGCAAATGGTTTTCCCTGGAAGAAAGAGACTCCCCTTTAG